One Anser cygnoides isolate HZ-2024a breed goose chromosome 4, Taihu_goose_T2T_genome, whole genome shotgun sequence genomic region harbors:
- the HIPK4 gene encoding homeodomain-interacting protein kinase 4 produces the protein MTLVAGGELYDIVDMVGKGTFGEVARSCRRSTGEMVAIKILRNKGNQGQSAWNEVKLLRALQAVDTEAAHIVRFLESFQDSACTYLVFELLEQSLFEFQKKNNFSPLPVRHIRTIVAQVLVALAKLKELAIIHGDLKPENIMLVDHARHPFHVKLVDFGSACIFSEVCFIKEPYIQTRFYRAPEILLGLPFCEKMDMWSLGCVVAELHLGRPLYPGRNEDEQVRYICKTQGLPPGRLLCTARKAQRFFRRAPDPAGAWQLKPEVMVVGAKVTVERRRYILSSLEQMVAVNVQPLLGARQEVLAERCDLHGMVELVQRMLTWDSHERIAPSTALKHPFISMRQLESSFQATQYYQLCQQATQASREDAAA, from the exons ATGACGTTGGTGGCGGGTGGCGAGCTTTACGATATTGTGGACATGGTGGGTAAGGGGACCTTCGGGGAGGTGGCCAGGAGCTGTCGGAGGAGCACGGGAGAGATGGTTGCCATTAAGATCTTGAGGAACAAAGGCAACCAAGGCCAGAGCGCCTGGAACGAGGTGAAGCTGCTGCGGGCGCTACAGGCAGTGGACACGGAGGCAGCACACATCGTCCGCTTCCTCGAGTCCTTCCAGGACAGTGCCTGCACCTACCTGGTCTTCGAACTGCTGGAACAAAGCCTCTTTGAATTCCAGAAGAAGAACAACTTCTCGCCGCTGCCCGTGCGGCACATCCGCACCATCGTGGCGCAGGTGCTGGTGGCGTTGGCCAAGCTGAAGGAGCTCGCCATCATCCACGGTGACCTGAAGCCGGAGAACATCATGCTGGTGGACCACGCGCGTCACCCTTTCCACGTGAAGCTGGTGGACTTTGGCTCGGCCTGCATCTTCAGCGAGGTGTGCTTCATCAAGGAGCCCTACATCCAGACCCGCTTCTACCGGGCGCCCGAaatcctgctggggctgcccttcTGCGAGAAGATGGACATGTGGTCCTTGGGCTGTGTGGTGGCCGAGCTCCACCTGGGCAGGCCGCTCTATCCAGGCAGAAATGAGGACGAGCAGGTCCGCTACATCTGCAAGACGCAGGGTTTGCCTCCAGGGAGGCTGCTGTGCACTGCCCGCAAAGCTCAGCGCTTCTTCCGGCGGGCGCCGGATCCGGCTGGAGCTTGGCAGCTGAAGCCGGAGGTGATGGTGGTTGGGGCAAAGGTGACGGTGGAGCGGAGGAGATACATCCTCTCCTCGCTGGAGCAGATGGTGGCAGTCAACGTGCAGCCGCTGCTTGGCgccaggcaggaggtgctggccGAACGCTGCGACCTGCACGGGATGGTGGAGCTGGTGCAGAGGATGCTCACCTGGGACTCGCACGAGAGGATCGCGCCCAGCACCGCCCTCAAGCACCCGTTCATCTCCATGCGGCAGCTCGAGTCCAGCTTCCAGGCCACCCAGTACTaccagctgtgccagcaggcCACCCAGGCGTCCCGCGAGGATGCTGCTG CCTAG